From one Candidatus Palauibacter polyketidifaciens genomic stretch:
- a CDS encoding PQQ-binding-like beta-propeller repeat protein, whose protein sequence is MKGSNRCSSWLGRLMMLGAGLGAGPFALAAQSGTADGEWRYWAGDAGSTRYAPLDKIDASNVEDLQIAWRWQARNFGPTPEGYYRVTPLYANGTLYATAGFRRAAVAIDPETGETLWMYRLDEGERGRNAPRGNSGRGVGYWTDGVEERVLLITPAYHMVSLDAKTGLPDPAFGNDGIVDLKLGLGRDLDLVNDRIGSSSPPVVVGDVIVVGAALPQGGRPPTKEMPPGHVRGFDARTGEQLWTFHTIPQPGDPGHETWEDGSWDYTGNAAVWTPFTADLDLGYVYLPVESGTGDYYGGHRPGDNLYSQSLVCVDAGTGEVVWYFQTVHHGIWDFDPPAAPVLMDITVDGREIQAVAQVTKQSFTYVFDRVTGDPVWPIEERPVPAGDVPGEWYAPTQPFPTLPEPFDMQGATEDDLIDLTPELKAEALEIAKNLTLGELFTPPTVLVEGGNQGTLITPGSLGGANWPGAAYDPETQRLFVGSATRGSVIGLVNDPESSNMRYIAGRPRGVGGPQGLPILKPPWGRITALDMKTGRKVWQVANDHTPSFVEEHPALEGVDVPRTGRPSRAGLLATSTLLFAGTGGGTMSPDLTGLLRAHDKETGEILAEIELPSHQTGVPMTYMHDGRQYIVAAVAGRGVPGELVALRLPG, encoded by the coding sequence ATGAAGGGAAGCAACAGGTGTTCCAGCTGGCTGGGCCGTCTGATGATGCTCGGCGCGGGACTCGGCGCCGGGCCTTTCGCGCTCGCCGCCCAGTCCGGGACGGCGGACGGAGAATGGCGCTACTGGGCCGGCGACGCCGGGTCCACGCGCTACGCGCCGCTCGATAAGATCGACGCCTCGAACGTCGAGGACCTGCAGATCGCGTGGCGTTGGCAGGCGCGCAACTTCGGTCCGACTCCGGAGGGCTACTATCGCGTGACCCCGCTGTACGCGAACGGGACCCTCTATGCCACGGCGGGATTCCGGCGGGCGGCGGTGGCGATCGATCCGGAGACGGGGGAGACGCTCTGGATGTACCGGCTCGACGAGGGTGAACGCGGCAGGAACGCGCCGCGCGGCAACTCCGGGCGCGGTGTCGGTTACTGGACGGATGGCGTCGAAGAAAGGGTGCTTCTCATCACCCCCGCCTATCACATGGTCTCGCTGGACGCGAAGACGGGCCTCCCCGACCCGGCCTTCGGCAACGACGGGATCGTGGACCTGAAGCTGGGACTCGGGCGCGACCTGGATCTGGTGAACGACCGCATCGGCTCCAGTTCTCCCCCGGTCGTCGTCGGAGATGTGATCGTCGTGGGAGCCGCACTCCCGCAGGGGGGACGCCCTCCGACCAAGGAAATGCCGCCGGGCCACGTGCGTGGGTTCGACGCGCGGACGGGCGAGCAGCTCTGGACCTTCCACACGATCCCGCAGCCCGGCGATCCCGGCCACGAGACGTGGGAGGACGGATCCTGGGACTACACCGGGAACGCCGCCGTCTGGACGCCGTTCACGGCGGATCTCGATCTGGGCTACGTCTATCTGCCGGTGGAGTCGGGGACGGGCGACTACTACGGGGGCCATCGCCCGGGCGACAACCTCTACTCGCAGAGCCTCGTGTGCGTGGACGCGGGCACGGGCGAAGTCGTGTGGTACTTTCAGACCGTGCATCACGGGATCTGGGACTTCGATCCGCCGGCGGCGCCCGTTCTGATGGACATCACGGTGGACGGCCGGGAGATCCAGGCTGTGGCCCAGGTGACGAAGCAGTCTTTCACCTACGTGTTCGACCGCGTGACGGGCGACCCGGTGTGGCCGATCGAGGAGCGCCCCGTGCCCGCCGGGGACGTGCCGGGGGAATGGTACGCGCCGACGCAGCCCTTTCCGACGCTTCCCGAGCCGTTCGACATGCAGGGCGCGACCGAGGATGACCTGATCGACCTCACGCCGGAACTGAAGGCGGAGGCGCTCGAGATCGCGAAGAACCTCACGCTCGGCGAGTTGTTTACGCCGCCGACCGTGCTCGTCGAGGGGGGGAACCAGGGGACCCTCATCACGCCCGGCAGCCTTGGCGGGGCGAACTGGCCGGGCGCGGCATACGACCCGGAGACGCAGCGGCTCTTCGTGGGGTCCGCGACGCGCGGCTCCGTGATCGGGCTCGTGAACGATCCCGAGTCGTCGAACATGCGCTACATCGCCGGACGGCCCCGCGGCGTCGGCGGCCCGCAGGGACTGCCGATCCTGAAGCCGCCGTGGGGAAGGATCACGGCGCTCGACATGAAGACGGGCCGGAAGGTGTGGCAGGTCGCGAACGACCACACGCCGTCGTTCGTGGAGGAGCACCCGGCGCTCGAAGGCGTCGACGTCCCGCGCACGGGTCGGCCCAGCAGGGCGGGCCTCCTCGCGACGAGCACGCTGCTCTTCGCGGGAACGGGCGGGGGGACGATGTCGCCGGACCTCACCGGTCTCCTGCGCGCGCACGACAAGGAGACGGGTGAGATCCTGGCCGAGATCGAACTGCCGTCGCACCAGACCGGCGTTCCGATGACGTACATGCACGACGGCCGTCAGTACATCGTCGCGGCGGTCGCGGGACGCGGCGTGCCCGGGGAACTCGTCGCCCTGCGGCTCCCCGGCTAG
- a CDS encoding aminomethyltransferase family protein — protein sequence MPAPSAVRGTPFHERTGPLCQAGNWRRWAGHLSASSYEPTHEPEYHAIRSAAALIDVSPLHKYRLSGPGAATLANRVVTRDVDRQEIGQVYYTPWCDAAGKVRDDGTLHRLGASDFRLTSAEPTLKWLHENARGLDVEIREETERVAALALQGPRSRDLLRRLTDGDVAGLRYFRVMSARIAGIAAEISRTGYTGDLGYEIWVGAADAIPLWDALTSAGAPFGLAPAGMLALDMARLEAGLLLVDVDFIPAHRAIIEDRKSSPYELGLGWTVSLGASNFVGRAALRAERARPPAWRLRGIVLDWESLEAAYATVGLPPQLPGTTLRDSVPLYAGGRQVGYATSRGWSPTLKTYLGLAHLEAESAGVGTELEIEVTVEHRRRRARATVAKTPFFDPERKRATP from the coding sequence GTGCCAGCGCCTTCCGCCGTCCGGGGAACGCCCTTTCATGAACGAACCGGCCCGCTCTGCCAGGCCGGCAACTGGCGGCGCTGGGCCGGGCATCTCTCGGCAAGTTCGTACGAGCCGACGCACGAGCCCGAGTACCACGCGATTCGGTCGGCAGCCGCGCTCATCGATGTCTCCCCGCTCCACAAGTACCGGCTCTCGGGGCCGGGGGCGGCCACGCTCGCCAATCGGGTGGTGACGCGGGACGTGGACCGGCAGGAGATCGGCCAGGTGTACTACACGCCCTGGTGCGACGCGGCCGGGAAGGTGCGGGACGACGGTACCCTGCACCGGCTCGGCGCGTCCGATTTCCGCCTTACGTCCGCCGAACCGACGCTGAAGTGGCTGCATGAGAACGCCCGCGGACTCGATGTGGAAATCCGGGAGGAAACGGAGCGGGTGGCCGCGCTCGCACTCCAGGGGCCCCGTTCGCGCGATCTGCTCCGGAGGCTCACTGACGGCGACGTGGCGGGACTCCGCTATTTCCGCGTGATGTCGGCGCGGATCGCCGGGATCGCCGCGGAAATCTCGCGCACGGGCTACACCGGCGACCTCGGCTACGAGATCTGGGTCGGCGCCGCGGACGCGATTCCGCTGTGGGACGCGCTCACGTCGGCGGGTGCGCCGTTCGGCCTCGCCCCGGCCGGCATGCTCGCCCTGGACATGGCGCGCCTCGAGGCCGGCCTGCTCCTCGTCGATGTCGATTTCATCCCGGCCCACCGCGCGATCATCGAAGACCGGAAATCGTCTCCGTACGAACTCGGCCTCGGCTGGACCGTGTCGCTCGGGGCGTCGAACTTCGTGGGCCGGGCAGCCCTCCGCGCCGAACGGGCCCGCCCGCCCGCGTGGCGCTTACGGGGGATCGTCCTCGACTGGGAATCGCTCGAAGCGGCGTACGCGACCGTCGGCCTCCCGCCGCAGCTCCCGGGCACGACCCTGCGCGACAGCGTGCCGCTGTATGCAGGGGGGCGACAGGTGGGCTACGCCACGAGCCGGGGCTGGTCGCCGACCCTCAAGACCTATCTGGGACTGGCCCACCTCGAAGCGGAGTCCGCGGGCGTCGGAACCGAACTCGAGATCGAGGTGACCGTCGAGCACCGGCGGCGCCGGGCCCGGGCTACGGTGGCGAAGACCCCGTTCTTCGATCCCGAGAGGAAACGGGCCACGCCGTGA
- a CDS encoding NAD(P)/FAD-dependent oxidoreductase, translating into MSATNAYDAIIVGGGHNGLINAAYLARAGLRTVVLERRHLVGGAAVTEEIFPGFKYSVASYVVSLLRPEIIRDLRLARHGLEILPLESTVTPLPNGDYLGRWADHDQTRRDLYRHSSKDAEAYDDFATLMYRLAWAVKPLLGIVPPDPLSPGLRDLKTLLMLGRHARGLDEQQFHALFKLGTMSAADYLDEWFESDPLKATMSASGIIGTFLGPRSPGTAYVLLHHYMGEIDGVFRAWGFARGGNGMVSESIASAAKSHGAEIRTGATVERVLTANGRATGVVLEDGEELTAKTVVSGVDPKRTFLGLLDPEELPDDLVTAIRRFRIRGSSGKVNLSLSEAPEFSCLPGGGPHLRGAFSISPSMDHLERAYDDAKYGGFSRRPYMDIVIPSMIDPGMAPPGRHVMSIFVQYAAFDIEGGWDDAKREAFGDAVVDTLSEYVPNLKDSILHRQVLTPLDMQEQLGLTEGNIFHGELTPQQLFFFRPSPAWADYRTPVRGFYQCGSGTHPGGGVCGASGRLAALEILRDLRRRPRGGWADRGNRA; encoded by the coding sequence GTGAGCGCGACGAACGCGTACGACGCGATCATCGTCGGGGGCGGCCACAACGGCCTCATCAACGCCGCCTACCTCGCCCGGGCGGGACTGCGCACGGTCGTGCTCGAGCGCCGGCACCTGGTGGGCGGCGCCGCGGTGACGGAGGAGATCTTCCCGGGCTTCAAGTATTCCGTCGCCTCCTACGTCGTGAGCCTGCTGAGGCCGGAGATCATCCGCGACCTGCGGCTCGCGCGGCACGGGCTGGAGATCCTCCCGCTGGAGAGCACGGTCACCCCGCTTCCGAACGGCGACTACCTCGGGCGCTGGGCCGACCACGACCAGACGCGGCGCGACCTCTATCGCCATTCTTCGAAGGACGCCGAGGCGTACGATGACTTCGCGACGCTCATGTACCGGCTCGCGTGGGCCGTGAAACCGCTCCTCGGCATCGTGCCGCCCGACCCGCTCTCTCCCGGACTGCGCGATCTGAAGACGCTGCTCATGCTGGGACGGCACGCGCGGGGCCTCGACGAGCAGCAGTTCCACGCGCTCTTCAAGCTGGGGACGATGAGCGCGGCCGACTATCTCGACGAGTGGTTCGAGTCGGATCCGCTCAAGGCGACGATGTCGGCGAGCGGAATCATCGGGACCTTCCTCGGCCCCCGGTCTCCGGGGACGGCGTACGTCCTTCTCCATCACTACATGGGGGAGATCGACGGCGTGTTCCGGGCGTGGGGGTTCGCGCGGGGCGGGAACGGGATGGTCAGCGAGTCCATCGCCTCCGCGGCGAAGTCCCACGGGGCGGAGATCCGTACCGGGGCCACGGTGGAGCGGGTGCTCACGGCGAATGGGCGGGCGACGGGCGTCGTGCTGGAGGATGGCGAGGAACTCACGGCGAAGACGGTCGTGTCCGGGGTCGATCCGAAGCGCACCTTCCTCGGTCTGCTCGACCCGGAAGAGCTGCCGGACGATCTCGTGACGGCGATCCGGCGCTTCCGGATCCGCGGCTCCTCCGGGAAGGTCAACCTGTCGCTCTCGGAGGCGCCGGAGTTCTCCTGCCTGCCGGGCGGGGGGCCGCACCTGCGGGGCGCCTTCTCCATCAGTCCGAGCATGGACCACCTGGAGCGCGCCTACGACGACGCGAAGTACGGAGGGTTCTCGCGCCGGCCCTACATGGACATCGTGATCCCGTCCATGATCGACCCCGGGATGGCGCCGCCGGGACGGCACGTGATGTCGATCTTCGTCCAGTACGCCGCCTTCGACATCGAGGGCGGCTGGGACGACGCGAAGCGGGAGGCGTTCGGGGACGCGGTCGTCGACACGCTCTCGGAGTACGTGCCGAACCTCAAGGACTCCATCCTCCACCGGCAGGTGCTCACCCCGCTGGACATGCAGGAGCAGTTGGGGCTCACGGAGGGCAACATCTTCCACGGCGAGCTGACGCCTCAGCAGCTCTTCTTCTTCCGCCCGTCGCCCGCCTGGGCCGACTACCGGACGCCCGTGCGGGGGTTCTACCAGTGCGGCTCGGGTACGCATCCGGGAGGCGGGGTTTGCGGCGCCTCGGGGCGGCTCGCCGCGCTCGAGATTCTGCGGGACCTGCGGCGGCGCCCGCGGGGCGGGTGGGCGGATCGGGGGAACCGGGCGTGA
- a CDS encoding NAD(P)/FAD-dependent oxidoreductase, with protein MSSRPYDAVVIGAGHNGLVAAAYLARAGLRVVVVERGEAAGGCAATEELWPGYRVDTGAHSLTGIDHGVMADLGLDPSRPRGAGLDIMSPASCVVSPQPEWGALMLESDPARTADLIRPFSARDAARWPDFVDAMSRAGRALGVLYRTLPPRLAGANRGDLWELVRLGAKLNRLGRRDALELMRLIPMTVEELLYEWFESEALKGALAADGVRGICQGPLASGTGYMFLHHMVGAGGVVRRRRQVRGGMGALGAALQRVAVAAGAEIRLGQEAASIRVEDGRAAGVVLAGGTEIAAPRVVSSADPGRTLLGLVDPGELAPEFVRALDNIKYRGVVAKVHLALGEPPRLRSGCDAAHAAMLAGAAITVAPSIHYIERAYDNAKYGRPSKRPVLDAVLTTALDPSLAPEGRHVLSVAAQYAPFRLADGSWDDARREALGDTVVETLAEHIPNLEAAILHRHVLTPADLADRFALPEGNIHHGEMTLDQVFFGRPIAGWARYRTPIDGLYLCGAGTHPGGGLNARPGALAATRILRDG; from the coding sequence GTGAGCTCTCGGCCGTACGACGCCGTCGTCATCGGGGCCGGACACAACGGCCTGGTCGCGGCGGCCTACCTGGCGCGAGCGGGACTCCGCGTGGTCGTGGTCGAGCGGGGCGAGGCCGCGGGCGGGTGCGCCGCGACGGAGGAGCTGTGGCCCGGGTATCGCGTGGACACCGGTGCACACAGCCTGACCGGAATCGATCACGGCGTCATGGCGGACCTTGGCCTGGACCCGTCGAGACCGAGGGGCGCCGGGCTGGACATCATGTCTCCCGCTTCCTGCGTCGTGTCGCCGCAGCCGGAGTGGGGCGCGCTCATGCTGGAGTCGGATCCGGCCCGGACGGCGGATCTCATTCGGCCCTTCTCGGCTCGGGACGCCGCGCGCTGGCCGGACTTCGTGGATGCGATGTCGCGGGCCGGGCGGGCGCTCGGCGTTCTCTACCGCACCCTGCCGCCGCGACTCGCAGGCGCGAACCGTGGCGACCTGTGGGAACTCGTTCGCCTCGGCGCGAAGCTGAACCGCCTCGGACGGCGGGACGCGCTCGAACTGATGCGGCTCATCCCGATGACGGTGGAGGAATTGCTCTACGAGTGGTTCGAGAGCGAGGCGCTCAAGGGTGCGCTCGCGGCGGACGGCGTGCGGGGGATCTGTCAGGGGCCGCTGGCGTCGGGTACCGGCTACATGTTCCTCCATCACATGGTGGGCGCCGGCGGGGTCGTGCGGCGAAGACGTCAGGTGCGCGGCGGGATGGGCGCGCTCGGTGCCGCCCTCCAGCGCGTCGCCGTCGCGGCCGGTGCGGAGATCCGCCTCGGCCAGGAGGCGGCCTCGATCCGCGTCGAGGACGGGCGCGCGGCGGGGGTCGTCCTCGCCGGAGGCACCGAGATCGCGGCGCCCCGCGTCGTGTCGTCCGCCGACCCCGGCCGCACGCTGCTCGGCCTCGTCGACCCCGGCGAACTGGCGCCCGAGTTCGTCCGCGCGCTGGACAACATCAAGTACCGGGGCGTCGTCGCGAAGGTGCACCTCGCGCTGGGCGAGCCTCCGCGCCTGCGCTCCGGTTGTGACGCGGCCCATGCCGCCATGCTTGCCGGCGCCGCCATCACGGTCGCGCCGAGCATCCACTACATCGAGCGCGCGTACGACAACGCGAAGTACGGCCGGCCCTCGAAGCGGCCCGTCCTCGATGCCGTCCTCACGACCGCGCTCGATCCGTCGCTCGCGCCGGAAGGGCGCCACGTCCTGTCGGTGGCCGCGCAGTACGCGCCGTTCCGACTCGCCGATGGTTCATGGGATGACGCACGCCGCGAGGCGCTGGGAGACACGGTCGTCGAGACGCTGGCCGAGCACATCCCCAACCTCGAAGCGGCGATCCTGCACCGCCACGTGCTGACGCCGGCCGACCTCGCCGACCGTTTCGCGCTGCCCGAGGGGAACATCCACCACGGCGAAATGACGCTCGACCAGGTCTTCTTCGGCCGCCCCATCGCAGGCTGGGCCCGATACCGCACCCCGATCGACGGGCTCTACCTGTGCGGTGCCGGCACGCACCCCGGCGGCGGCCTCAACGCCCGCCCCGGCGCCCTCGCCGCCACCCGCATCCTCCGCGACGGCTAG
- a CDS encoding bleomycin resistance family protein produces MKADGFAKGLTPILNVSDLQESFAWFERWGWNKSWEWGDPPDFGGVVSGDCQIFLCQNAQGGRGRSEVERTFGPGGDDGADKGVWMSIWVDDVDAAHGRCVEQRLDVTWPPTNMPWGVREMHVRHPDGHVFRVSRGVDLD; encoded by the coding sequence GTGAAGGCCGACGGATTCGCGAAGGGGCTGACGCCGATCCTGAACGTCTCGGACCTGCAGGAGAGTTTCGCCTGGTTCGAGCGCTGGGGCTGGAACAAGAGCTGGGAATGGGGCGATCCGCCGGACTTCGGCGGCGTCGTCTCCGGCGACTGCCAGATCTTCCTGTGTCAGAACGCGCAGGGTGGCCGGGGCCGCAGCGAGGTAGAGAGGACGTTCGGCCCGGGGGGCGATGACGGCGCCGACAAGGGCGTCTGGATGTCGATCTGGGTGGACGACGTCGACGCCGCGCATGGGCGGTGCGTCGAACAGCGACTCGACGTCACATGGCCCCCCACGAACATGCCGTGGGGTGTGCGCGAAATGCACGTCCGCCACCCCGACGGCCACGTCTTCCGCGTCAGCCGTGGCGTCGATCTGGACTAG
- a CDS encoding malate dehydrogenase: MTAPARVAITGAAGNIGYALAFRIAAGDMLGPDRPVTLQLLEIPPALDALRGVEMELNDCAFPLLHGVLGTADVNEGFEGVDYALLVGAKPRGPGMERGDLLADNGRIFGPQGRALSDRASPDVRVLVVGNPANTNCLIAAANAPKLDRRQFAAMTRLDHNRAISQLAEKTGAHATEIRRMTIWGNHSATQYPDISQCTVAGAPATDLVDETWYRDTFIPKVQKRGAEIIQARGASSAASAASAAIDHVRTWVHGTPEGDWTSMAVHADGRYGVAEGVVYSQPVTCADGDYSVVDGLDPSDFSRERMGITDAELRAERAAVANLLG, from the coding sequence ATGACTGCACCAGCGCGGGTCGCCATCACGGGGGCCGCAGGAAATATCGGATACGCCCTCGCCTTCAGGATCGCGGCCGGGGACATGCTCGGGCCGGACCGGCCCGTCACGCTTCAACTGCTGGAGATCCCGCCCGCGCTCGACGCCCTGCGCGGCGTCGAGATGGAACTCAACGACTGCGCCTTTCCGCTCCTGCACGGGGTGCTCGGGACTGCGGACGTGAACGAGGGATTCGAGGGCGTCGACTACGCGCTGCTCGTGGGCGCCAAGCCGCGCGGGCCGGGAATGGAGCGAGGCGACCTGCTGGCCGACAACGGGAGGATCTTCGGCCCGCAGGGTCGCGCGCTGAGCGACCGCGCGTCGCCCGACGTGCGCGTCCTCGTGGTCGGGAACCCGGCGAACACGAACTGCCTCATCGCCGCGGCGAACGCGCCGAAGCTCGACCGCCGGCAGTTCGCGGCCATGACGCGCCTCGACCACAACCGCGCGATCAGCCAGTTAGCCGAGAAGACGGGGGCGCACGCGACGGAGATCCGACGCATGACGATCTGGGGCAACCACTCGGCAACACAGTACCCCGACATCAGCCAATGCACGGTGGCGGGCGCCCCGGCGACGGACCTGGTGGACGAGACCTGGTACCGGGACACCTTCATCCCGAAGGTCCAGAAGCGGGGAGCGGAGATCATCCAGGCGCGCGGTGCCTCGTCGGCGGCCTCGGCCGCCTCGGCCGCCATCGACCACGTGCGGACGTGGGTACACGGTACGCCGGAGGGCGACTGGACGAGCATGGCCGTGCACGCGGACGGTCGCTACGGCGTGGCCGAGGGCGTCGTGTACTCGCAGCCCGTGACGTGCGCGGACGGCGATTACTCCGTCGTGGACGGCCTCGACCCGAGCGACTTCAGCCGCGAGCGCATGGGAATCACCGACGCGGAACTCCGCGCCGAACGCGCCGCGGTCGCCAACCTCCTCGGCTAG
- a CDS encoding Fic family protein — translation MTDERPYERSHAWISFRARLERATPQLWSLLGQVAARCEQVARAVLPPAAAAEMHKLYLIKGARATTAIEGNTLTEEQVRDRLDGQLELPISQEYLGREVDNVLRACEDIFRRITAGEPPRLTPDWIREANRLVLAGLEEHLEEGVVPGEVPTFSVGVGRYSGAPREDCLFLLERLCEWLEEDVVWPDIEEHLDSAIAVAVLRAVLAHLYIAWIHPFGDGNGRAARLTEFLILARAGVPSPATHLLSNHYNLTRAEYYRQLDRSSRANAGRGDALGFVVYSLQGFLDGLEEQCRYVEGVQSWLAWEHYVYWTFGQRRRSPAMNRRREVVLVLGRHAEPARKRDIPDLAPALARLYSTKTTKTLTRDLNWLLANDLLEKDGGEYRAPVRMMQQFLPVRA, via the coding sequence ATGACAGACGAGCGTCCGTACGAACGGAGTCACGCGTGGATCAGTTTTCGCGCGCGTCTGGAGCGGGCCACGCCGCAGTTGTGGTCCCTGCTCGGACAGGTGGCGGCTCGCTGCGAGCAGGTCGCCCGGGCGGTTCTGCCCCCCGCCGCAGCAGCGGAGATGCACAAGCTCTACCTCATCAAGGGGGCCCGCGCGACGACGGCCATCGAAGGGAACACGCTTACCGAAGAACAGGTTCGGGACAGACTCGACGGACAACTCGAACTTCCAATCTCGCAGGAGTACCTGGGCCGGGAAGTCGACAACGTCCTTCGCGCCTGCGAAGACATTTTTCGGCGGATTACCGCCGGCGAACCGCCACGCCTCACTCCGGACTGGATCCGGGAAGCGAACCGCCTCGTCCTCGCGGGGTTGGAAGAGCACCTTGAAGAAGGAGTCGTTCCGGGAGAGGTGCCCACGTTCTCCGTTGGCGTGGGAAGATATTCGGGTGCGCCGCGGGAAGACTGCCTGTTTCTCCTCGAACGGCTGTGTGAATGGCTGGAGGAAGACGTAGTCTGGCCGGACATCGAGGAGCACCTGGACAGTGCGATCGCAGTGGCGGTTCTGCGGGCGGTCCTCGCACACCTGTACATCGCCTGGATTCATCCCTTCGGCGATGGGAACGGTCGTGCGGCGCGGCTCACCGAGTTCCTCATCCTGGCTCGCGCCGGGGTTCCCTCCCCCGCCACGCATCTCCTCAGCAACCACTACAATCTCACGCGCGCGGAATACTACCGGCAGCTCGACCGTTCGAGCCGCGCCAATGCGGGCCGCGGGGACGCACTCGGGTTCGTCGTCTATTCGCTTCAGGGGTTTCTGGACGGGCTCGAGGAACAGTGTCGTTACGTGGAAGGGGTCCAGTCATGGCTGGCATGGGAACACTACGTGTATTGGACGTTCGGACAGCGGCGTCGCTCGCCGGCCATGAACCGTCGTCGGGAGGTCGTCCTCGTCCTGGGGCGGCACGCGGAGCCGGCGAGGAAGCGCGACATTCCCGACCTGGCTCCCGCCCTGGCGCGTCTCTATTCCACGAAGACGACGAAGACCCTCACACGGGACCTGAACTGGCTCCTGGCCAATGATCTGCTCGAGAAGGACGGGGGCGAATACCGCGCG